A window of Amycolatopsis australiensis contains these coding sequences:
- a CDS encoding amino acid ABC transporter permease, whose translation MEQFFDTFLDWEYIWQVFPDLLKTGLLNTLILAVTSALIGTVLGMVLAVMGLSTKIWLRWPARVYTDIFRGLPAILTILVIGQGLGTLARGVVGTNPYPLGILALSLIAAAYIGEIFRSGIQSVDNGQLEASRALGMSYSKAMLLVIIPQGVRRVLPALVNQFIALIKDSSLVYFLGLLSEQRELFRIGQDLAANTGNLSPLVAAGFVYLVITVPLTHLVNYIDKKLRTGRKVRVDDPGEDDELDLVSSGKVVS comes from the coding sequence ATGGAACAGTTTTTCGACACCTTCCTCGACTGGGAGTACATCTGGCAGGTCTTCCCGGATCTGCTGAAAACCGGCCTGCTCAACACGCTGATCCTGGCGGTGACGTCCGCGCTGATCGGCACCGTGCTCGGCATGGTGCTGGCGGTGATGGGCCTGTCCACCAAGATCTGGCTGCGGTGGCCGGCGCGGGTGTACACCGACATCTTCCGCGGGCTGCCGGCGATCCTGACGATCCTCGTGATCGGCCAGGGTCTCGGCACGCTCGCGCGGGGCGTCGTCGGCACCAACCCGTACCCGCTGGGCATCCTGGCGCTGAGCCTGATCGCGGCCGCCTACATCGGCGAGATCTTCCGGTCCGGCATCCAGAGTGTCGACAACGGACAGCTGGAAGCCAGCCGGGCGCTCGGGATGAGCTACAGCAAGGCGATGCTGCTGGTGATCATCCCGCAGGGCGTGCGACGGGTGCTGCCCGCGCTGGTGAACCAGTTCATCGCGCTGATCAAGGACTCCAGCCTGGTGTACTTCCTCGGGCTGCTGTCCGAGCAGCGCGAGCTGTTCCGCATCGGCCAGGACCTCGCGGCCAACACCGGCAACCTGTCGCCGCTGGTCGCGGCCGGGTTCGTCTACCTGGTGATCACGGTCCCGCTGACGCACCTGGTGAACTACATCGACAAGAAGCTCCGGACCGGCCGCAAGGTGCGCGTCGACGACCCGGGCGAGGATGACGAGCTGGACCTGGTCTCCAGCGGGAAGGTCGTCTCGTGA
- a CDS encoding amino acid ABC transporter ATP-binding protein has translation MTTAVRSSSVELRDIHVRFGTLEVLRGVDLRVESGKTTCVIGPSGSGKSTLLRCVNRLQEPDSGDLLLNGESVIRSDPDALRQRVGMVFQHFNLFGHRSVLDNIVLPLRSVKKLGKEEAAEIARARLAEVGLADKAPYRPSALSGGQQQRVAIARALAMDPEVMLFDEATSALDPELVKGVLNLMAGLAARGLTLIVVTHEMGFARSVADEVAFMDAGRIVEQGPPARIFDEPQSPRLQRFLSQVL, from the coding sequence GTGACGACGGCGGTGCGATCGTCGAGTGTGGAGCTGCGGGACATCCACGTGCGCTTCGGCACGCTGGAGGTGCTGCGCGGAGTGGACCTGCGCGTGGAGAGCGGTAAGACGACGTGCGTCATCGGGCCGTCCGGCTCGGGCAAGTCGACCCTGCTGCGGTGCGTGAACCGCCTGCAGGAGCCGGATTCCGGCGACCTGCTGCTCAACGGCGAGTCGGTGATCAGGTCCGACCCGGACGCGTTGCGCCAGCGCGTCGGCATGGTGTTCCAGCACTTCAACCTGTTCGGCCACCGGAGCGTGCTGGACAACATCGTGCTGCCGCTGCGCAGCGTGAAGAAGCTGGGCAAGGAAGAGGCGGCGGAAATCGCCAGGGCTCGCCTTGCGGAGGTCGGCCTGGCGGACAAGGCGCCGTACCGGCCGAGCGCGCTGTCGGGCGGCCAGCAGCAGCGCGTGGCGATCGCGCGGGCGCTGGCGATGGACCCCGAGGTGATGCTGTTCGACGAGGCCACCAGCGCGCTCGACCCGGAGCTGGTCAAGGGGGTGCTGAACCTGATGGCGGGCCTGGCCGCCCGCGGCCTGACGCTGATCGTGGTGACGCACGAGATGGGCTTCGCCCGCAGCGTGGCCGACGAGGTGGCGTTCATGGACGCGGGCCGGATCGTGGAGCAGGGGCCGCCGGCCCGGATCTTCGACGAGCCCCAGAGCCCGCGTCTGCAGCGCTTCCTGTCCCAGGTGCTGTGA
- a CDS encoding MOSC domain-containing protein: MARIARLTYYPVKGCAGTSVPATEVTPAGLAHDRVFQVVAPDGDFRSQRRYPVLASVRPRVLGEQLALSAPGQEDLVVDIRRDGPRHPGSTFSWEGEGIHQGAEAAEWFSDLLKTPSVLIHVAPDHERVTSGETPGTAAFADGHALLVASESSLDGLNARILERGGEPVPMDRFRPNVVISGWTEPHTEDEVRAMTAGTAEFGYAKQCVRCTVPMVDQETGAKAGPEPIRTLATYRRHPDGGVTFGMKAAVLRPGQVSAGDEVIVHSWAGPSPSTAAAEPPLTATASRPAESV, encoded by the coding sequence ATGGCGAGGATCGCGCGGCTGACGTACTACCCGGTCAAGGGCTGTGCCGGCACTTCGGTGCCGGCCACCGAGGTCACCCCGGCCGGGCTGGCGCACGACCGCGTCTTCCAGGTCGTCGCGCCGGACGGTGACTTCCGCAGCCAGCGCCGTTACCCCGTGCTCGCGTCGGTCCGGCCGCGCGTGCTCGGGGAGCAGCTCGCGCTGTCCGCGCCCGGCCAGGAAGACCTCGTCGTCGACATCCGGCGCGACGGCCCGCGCCACCCGGGGTCGACGTTCTCCTGGGAGGGCGAAGGCATCCACCAGGGTGCCGAGGCCGCCGAGTGGTTCTCGGACCTGCTGAAAACGCCGTCCGTGCTGATCCACGTCGCTCCGGACCACGAGCGCGTCACCAGCGGGGAAACACCCGGCACGGCCGCGTTCGCCGACGGGCACGCGCTGCTCGTCGCCTCCGAGTCCTCTTTGGACGGATTGAACGCGCGGATCCTCGAACGCGGCGGCGAGCCCGTGCCGATGGACCGCTTCCGGCCCAACGTCGTCATCTCCGGCTGGACCGAGCCGCACACCGAGGACGAGGTCCGCGCCATGACCGCCGGCACCGCGGAGTTCGGCTACGCCAAGCAGTGCGTCCGCTGCACGGTGCCGATGGTCGACCAGGAGACCGGCGCGAAGGCCGGCCCCGAGCCGATCCGCACGCTCGCCACCTACCGCCGTCACCCGGACGGCGGGGTCACCTTCGGGATGAAGGCCGCGGTGCTGCGCCCGGGTCAGGTCTCGGCCGGCGACGAGGTGATCGTGCACTCCTGGGCGGGCCCGAGCCCGAGCACGGCGGCCGCGGAACCGCCGTTGACCGCGACGGCGAGCCGTCCCGCGGAGTCCGTGTAG
- a CDS encoding SAM hydrolase/SAM-dependent halogenase family protein: MAYDWISVTTDYGLRDGFVAACHGVIARLAPAVRVIDVTHEVPPQDIRHGAMALAQTVPYLPEAVHVAVVDPGVGTERLGVVVVAERGLLVGPDNGLLLPAAQALGGVRAAYELTEPSLRLPVTSATFHGRDVFAPAAAHLALGVPPSDFGDPVAELVSMPEPFVAAFPGKLVSEVLTVDHFGNVQLAATPADLELSGLSGAVSVHSERVAVSTVIGRTFADVPAGASVLYTDSAGRLAVAVNGGSAAAVLGLGPAQECTITSSPAET; encoded by the coding sequence ATGGCGTACGACTGGATCTCGGTGACCACCGACTACGGCCTGCGCGACGGCTTCGTGGCGGCCTGCCACGGCGTGATCGCGCGGCTCGCGCCCGCGGTGCGGGTGATCGACGTGACCCACGAGGTGCCGCCCCAGGACATCCGGCACGGGGCGATGGCACTGGCCCAGACGGTGCCGTACCTGCCCGAGGCGGTGCACGTCGCCGTCGTCGACCCGGGCGTGGGCACCGAACGGCTCGGCGTGGTCGTCGTCGCGGAGCGCGGGCTGCTGGTCGGGCCGGACAACGGCCTCCTGCTGCCCGCCGCGCAGGCGCTGGGCGGCGTGCGGGCGGCCTACGAGCTGACCGAGCCGTCGCTGCGGCTGCCGGTGACGTCGGCGACCTTCCACGGGCGCGACGTCTTCGCGCCGGCGGCCGCGCACCTCGCGCTGGGCGTCCCGCCGTCCGACTTCGGCGACCCGGTCGCCGAGCTGGTCTCGATGCCGGAGCCGTTCGTGGCCGCCTTCCCCGGCAAGCTCGTGTCCGAGGTGCTGACCGTCGACCACTTCGGCAACGTCCAGCTCGCGGCGACCCCGGCCGACCTGGAGCTGTCGGGTTTGTCCGGTGCGGTCTCCGTGCACAGCGAGCGCGTCGCGGTCAGCACGGTGATCGGGCGGACGTTCGCGGACGTGCCCGCCGGGGCGAGCGTGCTCTACACGGACTCCGCGGGACGGCTCGCCGTCGCGGTCAACGGCGGTTCCGCGGCCGCCGTGCTCGGGCTCGGGCCCGCCCAGGAGTGCACGATCACCTCGTCGCCGGCCGAGACCTGA
- a CDS encoding phosphoribosylaminoimidazolesuccinocarboxamide synthase: MTPLPALATGKVRDLYAVGDDHLLIVASDRISAFEHVFPTPVPDKGRVLTAMSVFWFRELADVLPNHLVACDGPRIPEAVRGRALLVERLEMLPVEAVVRGHLTGRGYADYRRSGSVCGVELPPGLAESARLPEPIFTPSTKARPGEPDENIDFDTFVSVLGRKLAEEVREASLELYRRGAARVAEQGLVLADTKFEFGIGADGGLVLADELLTPDSARYWLAGDHRPGRPRPSFDKQHVRDWLVGPSSGWDCVSELPPLPPEVVTATRERYVEAYHRITGLSLADWPRDPADLRQPAGRLGQRGGAGDRRDPHREQDVQRPRRPAALQPG; encoded by the coding sequence GTGACACCCCTCCCCGCGCTCGCCACCGGCAAGGTCCGCGACCTGTACGCGGTGGGCGACGACCACCTGCTGATCGTCGCCTCCGACCGCATTTCCGCCTTCGAGCACGTCTTTCCCACTCCCGTCCCCGACAAGGGCCGGGTGCTGACCGCGATGAGCGTGTTCTGGTTCCGCGAGCTCGCCGACGTGCTGCCGAACCACCTCGTGGCCTGCGACGGCCCCCGGATCCCCGAGGCGGTCCGCGGCCGGGCGCTGCTGGTGGAGCGGCTCGAGATGCTGCCGGTCGAGGCCGTGGTCCGGGGTCACCTGACCGGCCGCGGGTACGCCGACTACCGCAGGTCGGGGTCGGTGTGCGGGGTCGAGCTGCCGCCGGGGCTGGCCGAGTCGGCCCGGCTGCCGGAGCCGATCTTCACCCCGTCCACGAAGGCCCGGCCGGGCGAGCCCGACGAGAACATCGACTTCGACACGTTCGTGTCCGTCCTCGGCCGCAAGCTGGCCGAAGAGGTCCGCGAAGCCTCGCTCGAGCTGTACCGCCGGGGTGCCGCGCGGGTCGCAGAGCAGGGGCTGGTGCTCGCCGACACGAAGTTCGAGTTCGGCATCGGCGCGGACGGCGGCCTGGTGCTGGCCGACGAGCTGCTGACGCCGGACTCGGCGCGGTACTGGCTCGCCGGCGACCACCGGCCCGGCCGTCCGCGGCCGTCGTTCGACAAGCAGCACGTGCGCGACTGGCTGGTCGGCCCGTCCTCCGGCTGGGACTGCGTGTCCGAGCTGCCGCCGCTGCCACCCGAAGTGGTGACGGCCACGCGCGAGCGGTACGTCGAGGCGTACCACCGCATCACCGGGCTGTCCCTGGCAGACTGGCCGCGTGATCCTGCTGATCTGCGGCAGCCTGCGGGCCGGCTCGGGCAACGCGGCGGTGCTGGGGACCGTCGCGACCCTCACCGCGAGCAAGACGTACAGCGGCCTCGGCGACCTGCCGCACTTCAACCCGGATGA
- a CDS encoding NADPH-dependent FMN reductase: MLGTVATLTASKTYSGLGDLPHFNPDDDRDPLPAAVAELRAAIGAADAVLICTPEYAGGLPGSFKNLLDWTVGGGEMYGKPVAWINASSVAAPTGGRDAHDSLRKVLTYAGAKIVEEACARIPVSRAAVADGQVADPDLRGRIAVAVQRLREGI, from the coding sequence GTGCTGGGGACCGTCGCGACCCTCACCGCGAGCAAGACGTACAGCGGCCTCGGCGACCTGCCGCACTTCAACCCGGATGACGACCGCGACCCGCTGCCGGCGGCCGTCGCCGAGCTGCGGGCCGCGATCGGGGCGGCGGACGCGGTCCTGATCTGCACGCCGGAGTACGCGGGTGGCCTGCCGGGCTCGTTCAAGAACCTCCTGGACTGGACGGTCGGCGGCGGCGAGATGTACGGCAAGCCGGTGGCGTGGATCAACGCGTCGTCGGTCGCGGCGCCGACGGGTGGCCGCGACGCGCACGACTCGCTGCGCAAGGTGCTGACCTACGCGGGCGCGAAGATCGTCGAAGAGGCGTGCGCGCGGATCCCGGTCTCGCGCGCGGCGGTGGCCGACGGCCAGGTGGCCGACCCCGACCTGCGCGGCCGGATCGCGGTGGCCGTGCAGCGGCTGCGCGAGGGGATCTGA
- a CDS encoding DUF2334 domain-containing protein: MDARLLVSLSGITPRTLHRCADLAAELDRRRVPLSVLYAARTGEGPVTEWVRTRARLGDSVLLHGYDHTVTPTHRTVYLGKKAEFATLPAHEARLRLIAAKALLDTAGLSVDGFAPPRWIASQGTLQALAEHGFRLCADLGAVRDLVTGEVRRARVNEFTSQSHRTETVRCFALVLAAARAARRGGLVRLGVDATDLTRPGLRQALLDAVDVALENRAYGATYGSLRTVAA, encoded by the coding sequence GTGGACGCTCGCTTGCTGGTCTCGCTGTCGGGAATCACCCCGCGCACGCTGCACCGCTGTGCCGACCTCGCGGCCGAGCTCGACCGCCGCAGGGTGCCGCTGTCGGTGCTGTACGCCGCCCGCACGGGCGAAGGCCCGGTGACGGAGTGGGTGCGCACCCGCGCCCGGCTCGGTGATTCCGTGCTGCTGCACGGTTACGACCACACGGTCACGCCCACGCACCGCACGGTCTACCTGGGCAAGAAGGCGGAGTTCGCGACGCTGCCGGCCCACGAGGCGCGGCTGCGGCTGATCGCGGCGAAGGCGTTGCTGGACACGGCGGGCTTGTCAGTCGACGGCTTCGCGCCGCCGCGCTGGATCGCGTCACAGGGCACGTTGCAGGCGCTGGCCGAGCACGGCTTCCGGCTGTGTGCGGACCTGGGCGCGGTGCGCGACCTGGTGACCGGCGAGGTGCGCCGCGCCCGCGTGAACGAGTTCACAAGCCAGTCGCACCGCACGGAGACGGTGCGCTGCTTCGCGCTGGTGCTGGCGGCGGCGCGCGCGGCCCGCCGGGGCGGGCTGGTCCGGCTGGGGGTGGACGCCACGGACTTGACCCGCCCCGGCCTCCGCCAGGCCCTGCTCGACGCGGTGGACGTGGCTCTGGAGAACCGCGCGTACGGCGCGACCTACGGGTCGCTGCGCACGGTGGCGGCCTAG
- a CDS encoding MBL fold metallo-hydrolase encodes MRIVHFGHACLLLETGSERILIDPGVFSTGFEGERELSAVLITHQHFDHLDAERLPKVLEANPGAKLVVDPGSAPEVEKLGLAFDVANVGDAFAVGNTSIKAVGGEHAVIHSDIPVIPNIGYVFDDGAFFHPGDSFFVPEQKVDVLGLPTGAPWLKAGEAVDYLRAVAPRIAVPIHEAVLANPAMHYGLFGNLAPEGTEVKVLERAEPTTL; translated from the coding sequence ATGCGTATCGTCCATTTCGGACACGCCTGCCTGTTGCTGGAGACCGGCTCCGAGCGGATCCTGATCGATCCCGGCGTCTTCTCCACCGGGTTCGAGGGTGAACGTGAGCTGTCCGCCGTGCTGATCACGCACCAGCACTTCGACCACCTCGACGCCGAGCGGCTGCCGAAGGTGCTCGAGGCCAACCCCGGTGCCAAGCTCGTCGTCGATCCGGGCTCGGCTCCCGAGGTCGAGAAGCTGGGACTCGCCTTCGACGTCGCGAACGTGGGTGACGCCTTCGCCGTCGGGAACACCTCGATCAAGGCCGTCGGCGGGGAGCACGCTGTCATCCACTCCGACATTCCGGTCATCCCGAACATCGGGTACGTCTTCGACGACGGCGCCTTCTTCCACCCCGGCGACTCGTTCTTCGTGCCCGAGCAGAAGGTCGACGTCCTCGGCCTGCCCACCGGGGCGCCCTGGCTCAAGGCCGGGGAGGCCGTCGACTACCTGCGGGCCGTCGCGCCGCGGATCGCCGTGCCCATCCACGAAGCCGTGCTCGCCAACCCCGCCATGCACTACGGCCTGTTCGGCAACCTCGCGCCCGAAGGCACCGAGGTCAAGGTCCTCGAGCGGGCCGAACCCACGACGCTCTAG